One Fusobacterium nucleatum genomic window carries:
- a CDS encoding ABC transporter ATP-binding protein/permease, with the protein MSKKKNQNEDTIKNFKKAISNFLSLLSEKKIPFLISVTSNILSTFLVVAIPWVSALAIDDIVSIMNDTTVINKWAAISSFIIKPVSALGIIAILIFVLNYLQEYLSAILGEQIAQSLRMKLSSKLTKLPMNFFDTNQVGDILSKVTTDIEKIAEVIVTGFTRFIYSFLIIVLVIIMLLRIDVKLTAIVLGILFISVIVTYFVSNITQKIFAKNVTTLSELSTITEEALTGNLVIQSYNKQKDILEILDKSIEEQYSAGKTLEFTIFSIYPSIRFITQIAFVISAVMSATLVINGHLTLGLAQAFLQYVTQISDPVTTAAYIINSLQNALVSVERVYDILELPEEIDLAEDTHLLDDTKGQISFENVSFGYTKDKLLMKNVNFTAKAEQMVAIVGPTGAGKTTLINLLMRFYDANGGRILFDGVDISKVTKKELRANFGMVLQDTWLFKGTIAENIAYGKPDATHEEIIKAAKLAKCDSFIRKLPQGYDTIITSENGMISQGQQQLLTIARTILPNPKVMILDEATSSIDTKTEKDIQAVISQLMKGRTSFVIAHRLSTIRNADLILVMKDGDIVEQGNHDELMKFDGIYANLYNTQFNQ; encoded by the coding sequence ATGTCTAAAAAGAAAAATCAAAATGAAGATACTATAAAGAATTTTAAAAAAGCAATTTCTAATTTTTTATCACTTTTAAGTGAAAAGAAAATACCATTTTTAATCTCTGTGACATCTAATATACTTTCAACTTTTTTAGTTGTAGCTATCCCCTGGGTTTCGGCACTTGCTATTGATGATATTGTAAGTATAATGAATGATACCACTGTTATTAATAAATGGGCAGCTATTTCAAGTTTTATCATTAAACCAGTTTCTGCACTAGGAATAATAGCTATTCTAATCTTTGTTTTAAACTATTTACAAGAATATCTATCAGCTATACTTGGAGAGCAAATAGCTCAATCTCTTAGAATGAAATTAAGCAGTAAACTTACAAAACTTCCTATGAATTTCTTTGACACAAATCAAGTTGGAGATATTTTAAGTAAGGTTACAACTGATATTGAAAAGATTGCTGAAGTTATTGTAACTGGTTTTACAAGGTTTATTTATTCATTTTTAATAATAGTACTTGTAATAATTATGTTACTTCGTATAGATGTTAAGTTGACAGCTATTGTATTAGGAATACTTTTTATCAGTGTAATAGTTACATATTTTGTTTCAAATATCACACAAAAAATATTTGCTAAAAATGTAACTACACTTTCTGAATTAAGTACGATAACAGAAGAAGCTTTAACTGGAAATTTAGTTATACAATCATATAATAAACAAAAAGATATTTTAGAGATTTTAGATAAATCTATTGAAGAACAATATTCAGCTGGAAAAACTCTTGAATTTACAATATTTTCAATATATCCTTCAATTAGATTTATAACACAGATTGCCTTTGTTATATCAGCAGTTATGTCTGCTACACTCGTTATAAATGGTCATCTTACATTGGGACTTGCTCAAGCATTTCTACAATATGTAACTCAAATATCTGACCCTGTTACAACAGCTGCCTATATTATAAATTCATTACAAAATGCCTTAGTTTCTGTTGAAAGAGTTTATGATATTTTAGAATTACCTGAAGAAATTGATTTAGCAGAGGATACTCATTTACTTGATGATACAAAAGGGCAAATCTCTTTTGAAAATGTTTCTTTTGGTTATACTAAGGATAAACTTTTAATGAAGAATGTTAATTTTACTGCTAAGGCTGAACAAATGGTTGCAATAGTTGGTCCTACTGGTGCAGGTAAAACTACCCTTATAAATTTATTAATGAGATTTTATGATGCAAATGGAGGTAGAATCTTATTTGATGGTGTAGATATTTCAAAGGTAACAAAAAAAGAATTAAGAGCAAACTTTGGTATGGTTTTACAAGATACTTGGCTATTTAAGGGAACTATTGCAGAAAATATTGCCTATGGAAAACCTGATGCCACTCATGAAGAAATAATTAAAGCAGCTAAACTTGCTAAATGTGATAGCTTTATTCGTAAGTTACCTCAAGGTTATGACACTATAATCACAAGTGAAAATGGTATGATTTCTCAAGGTCAACAACAATTATTAACAATAGCTCGTACAATTTTGCCTAATCCTAAAGTTATGATATTAGATGAAGCTACATCAAGTATAGACACTAAAACCGAAAAAGATATACAAGCTGTTATCAGTCAACTTATGAAAGGAAGAACAAGCTTTGTTATTGCTCACAGACTTTCAACTATTCGTAATGCTGATTTAATTTTAGTTATGAAAGATGGAGATATTGTTGAACAAGGTAACCATGATGAGCTTATGAAGTTTGATGGAATCTATGCTAACCTTTATAATACACAATTTAATCAATAA
- a CDS encoding ABC transporter ATP-binding protein, with the protein MENKKPLLVAKDISISFGALKAVDSFNLEINSGELIGLIGPNGAGKTTVFNILTGVYNASSGEYTLDGENVIKTSTSALVKKGLARTFQNIRLFKYLSVLDNVVVAYNFRMKYGILSGMLRFPNFWREEKEAKEKAMALLKIFDLDKYAGMHAGNLPYGEQRKLEIARAMATEPKILLLDEPAAGMNPKETEDLMNTIKLIRDKFGIAVLLIEHDMKLVLGICERLVVLNYGQILASGDPKEVINNSQVVEAYLGKEEDE; encoded by the coding sequence ATGGAAAATAAAAAACCTCTTTTAGTTGCAAAAGATATATCAATTAGTTTTGGAGCTTTAAAAGCAGTTGATAGTTTTAATTTAGAAATAAATTCAGGAGAATTAATTGGTTTAATAGGACCTAATGGAGCAGGTAAGACAACAGTATTTAATATATTAACAGGTGTATATAATGCAAGTTCAGGAGAATATACACTAGATGGAGAAAATGTTATTAAAACTTCAACTTCTGCTCTTGTAAAAAAAGGTTTGGCTCGTACTTTCCAAAATATAAGACTATTTAAGTATCTATCAGTCTTAGATAATGTAGTTGTTGCATATAATTTCCGTATGAAATATGGAATTTTATCTGGAATGCTACGTTTTCCAAATTTTTGGAGAGAAGAAAAAGAAGCTAAAGAAAAGGCAATGGCTCTTTTAAAAATATTTGATTTAGATAAGTATGCAGGAATGCATGCTGGAAATCTTCCTTATGGTGAACAAAGAAAATTAGAAATTGCAAGAGCTATGGCAACAGAACCAAAAATTCTTCTTTTAGATGAACCAGCAGCAGGAATGAACCCAAAAGAAACAGAAGATTTAATGAATACTATAAAATTAATTCGTGATAAGTTTGGAATAGCAGTTTTACTTATAGAACATGATATGAAGTTAGTTCTTGGTATCTGTGAAAGATTGGTTGTGTTAAATTATGGGCAAATATTAGCAAGTGGTGATCCAAAAGAGGTTATAAATAATTCTCAAGTTGTAGAAGCATACTTAGGTAAGGAGGAAGATGAATAA
- a CDS encoding branched-chain amino acid ABC transporter permease, whose translation MDKNKKISYITTYVLLIVLYFILFSLINSGFISRYQVGILILILINVILAASLNVTVGCLGQITLGHAGFMSIGAYTAALLTKSGFLSGYPGYIVALIVGGLVAGAIGFIIGIPALRLTGDYLAIITLAFGEIIRVLIEYFKFTGGAQGLTGIPRVNNFTLIYFITIFSVIFMYAIMTSRHGRAILAIREDEIASGASGINTTYYKTFAFVLSAIFAGIAGGIYAHNLGILGAKQFDYNYSINILVMVVLGGMGSFTGSILSAIVLTILPEVLRSFAEYRMIVYPLILIIMMLFRPKGLLGREEFQISKVISYFTKKRGETNGK comes from the coding sequence ATGGATAAGAATAAAAAAATAAGTTATATAACTACTTATGTACTATTAATAGTCCTATATTTTATATTATTCTCTTTAATAAATTCTGGTTTCATAAGTAGATATCAAGTTGGAATTTTAATTTTGATTTTAATAAATGTAATTTTAGCAGCAAGTTTAAATGTAACAGTTGGTTGTTTGGGACAAATTACTCTAGGGCATGCAGGTTTTATGTCAATAGGAGCATATACAGCAGCACTTTTAACTAAGTCTGGCTTTCTTTCAGGGTATCCAGGTTACATTGTAGCTTTAATAGTTGGTGGACTTGTAGCAGGAGCCATAGGATTTATAATAGGAATACCTGCTTTAAGACTTACTGGAGATTATCTTGCTATTATAACTTTAGCTTTTGGAGAAATTATAAGAGTGTTGATAGAATATTTTAAGTTTACAGGTGGAGCACAAGGATTAACTGGTATACCAAGAGTAAATAATTTTACATTAATATATTTTATAACAATATTTTCAGTTATATTTATGTATGCCATTATGACAAGTAGACATGGTAGAGCAATCCTAGCTATTCGTGAAGATGAAATAGCAAGTGGAGCTTCTGGAATAAATACAACTTACTATAAGACTTTTGCCTTTGTGCTATCAGCAATATTTGCTGGTATAGCAGGTGGAATTTATGCACATAACTTAGGAATTTTAGGTGCAAAACAATTTGACTATAACTATTCTATAAATATACTTGTTATGGTTGTACTTGGAGGAATGGGAAGTTTTACAGGTTCAATCTTATCAGCAATAGTTCTTACTATTTTACCAGAAGTTTTAAGAAGTTTTGCAGAATATAGGATGATAGTTTATCCATTAATTTTAATTATAATGATGTTATTTAGACCAAAAGGATTACTTGGAAGAGAAGAGTTCCAAATAAGTAAAGTGATTTCATACTTTACTAAAAAAAGAGGTGAAACAAATGGAAAATAA
- a CDS encoding branched-chain amino acid ABC transporter permease, translating into MEFLLQIINGLQIGSIYALVSLGYTMVYGIAQLINFAHGDIIMIGAYTSLFSIPLFTSLGLPVWATVIPAIIICALIGCLAERIAYRPLRNSPRISNLITAIGVSLFIENVFMKVFTPNTRSFPKIFTQAPISFGNGINISFGAVVTIVTTLVLSIGLQLFMKKTKYGKAMIATSQDYAASELVGINVDRTIQLTFAIGSGLAAVGSVLYVSAYPQIQPLMGSMLGIKAFVAAVLGGIGILPGAVLGGFILGIVESLTRAYLSSQLADAFVFSILIIVLLFKPTGILGKNVKEKV; encoded by the coding sequence ATGGAGTTTTTACTTCAAATAATTAATGGTTTACAAATAGGAAGTATCTATGCCCTAGTGTCTTTGGGATATACAATGGTATATGGTATAGCACAACTTATTAACTTTGCACATGGTGATATTATAATGATAGGGGCTTATACATCACTTTTTTCTATTCCATTGTTTACATCATTAGGTTTACCAGTTTGGGCAACAGTTATTCCAGCAATAATTATCTGTGCACTTATAGGTTGTTTAGCTGAAAGAATAGCATATAGACCACTTAGAAATTCGCCAAGAATATCAAACTTAATAACTGCCATTGGAGTTAGTTTATTTATAGAAAATGTTTTTATGAAGGTGTTTACACCAAATACAAGATCATTTCCTAAAATTTTCACTCAAGCACCAATATCTTTTGGAAATGGAATTAATATTAGTTTTGGAGCTGTTGTAACAATAGTAACAACACTTGTTTTATCAATTGGGTTACAGTTATTTATGAAAAAAACTAAATATGGTAAGGCAATGATAGCAACAAGTCAAGATTATGCAGCCTCTGAATTAGTTGGAATAAATGTAGATAGAACAATACAATTAACATTTGCAATAGGTAGTGGACTTGCAGCAGTTGGTTCTGTATTATATGTTTCAGCTTATCCACAAATACAACCTTTAATGGGTTCAATGCTTGGAATAAAAGCCTTTGTTGCAGCAGTTTTAGGAGGGATTGGAATACTGCCAGGTGCAGTTTTAGGAGGATTTATATTAGGAATTGTTGAAAGTTTGACAAGAGCATATTTATCATCGCAACTTGCAGATGCTTTTGTATTTTCAATATTAATTATAGTTTTATTGTTTAAACCTACTGGAATACTTGGAAAAAATGTAAAGGAGAAGGTATAA
- a CDS encoding ABC transporter substrate-binding protein produces the protein MKKKLLTTLLGASLLLAACGGEKTADKPATTEAETIKIGAIGPLTGPVAIYGISATNGLKLAIDEINANGGILGKQVELNLLDEKGDSTEAVNAYNKLVDWGMVALVGDITSKPSVAVAEVAAQDGIPMITPTGTQLNITEAGSNVFRVCFTDPYQGEVLAKFAKEKLGAKTVAIMSNNSSDYSDGVANAFVTEAEKQGIQIVAKEGYSDGDKDFRAQLTKIAQQNPDVLFIPDYYEQDGLIAIQAREVGLKSVIVGSDGWDGVVKTVDPSSYAAIEDVYFANHYSTKDTNEKVQNFIKNYKEKYNDEPSAFSALSYDTAYLLKAAIEKAGTTDKEAVAKAIKEIQFEGITGQLTFDEKNNPVKSITIIRIVNGDYTFDSVVSK, from the coding sequence ATGAAGAAAAAATTATTAACTACATTATTAGGTGCTTCACTTTTGTTAGCAGCTTGTGGAGGAGAAAAAACAGCAGATAAACCAGCAACAACAGAAGCTGAAACAATAAAAATTGGAGCTATTGGACCATTAACTGGACCAGTTGCAATCTATGGAATATCAGCAACTAATGGATTAAAATTAGCTATTGATGAAATAAATGCAAATGGTGGAATACTTGGAAAACAAGTTGAATTAAATCTTTTAGATGAAAAAGGAGATTCAACAGAAGCAGTGAATGCTTATAACAAATTAGTTGATTGGGGAATGGTTGCATTAGTTGGAGATATTACTTCAAAACCAAGTGTTGCAGTTGCAGAAGTTGCAGCACAAGATGGAATTCCAATGATAACACCTACTGGAACACAACTTAACATAACAGAAGCAGGTTCTAATGTATTTAGAGTATGTTTCACAGATCCATATCAAGGAGAAGTTTTAGCAAAATTTGCAAAAGAAAAATTAGGAGCAAAGACAGTGGCTATTATGTCTAATAACTCAAGTGATTACTCAGATGGAGTCGCTAATGCTTTTGTAACTGAAGCTGAAAAACAAGGAATTCAAATTGTAGCAAAAGAAGGATATTCAGATGGAGATAAAGATTTTAGAGCTCAACTTACAAAAATTGCTCAACAAAATCCAGATGTATTATTTATACCTGATTACTATGAACAAGATGGATTAATTGCTATACAAGCAAGAGAAGTTGGACTAAAATCAGTTATAGTTGGTTCAGATGGTTGGGATGGAGTTGTTAAAACAGTAGATCCATCTTCTTATGCAGCAATAGAAGATGTATACTTTGCTAACCACTATTCAACAAAAGACACTAATGAAAAAGTACAAAACTTTATAAAGAACTATAAAGAAAAATATAATGATGAACCTTCTGCATTCTCTGCTTTAAGTTATGATACAGCTTATCTTTTAAAAGCAGCAATAGAAAAAGCAGGAACAACTGATAAAGAAGCAGTAGCTAAAGCTATAAAAGAAATTCAATTTGAAGGTATTACAGGACAATTAACTTTTGATGAAAAGAATAATCCTGTAAAAAGTATAACTATAATTAGAATAGTAAATGGAGATTACACATTTGATTCAGTAGTATCAAAATAA
- a CDS encoding ABC transporter ATP-binding protein/permease, whose protein sequence is MKLLRTYIKENIGTSLLGAIFLTLNTFATLAIPFQVSNMINHGIIKKNIDMVYSTSIKMIAILIFGTFTGIIANHYIALFAARFAKQNRKQLMRNIETLTLDQVSDFGVASLVTRVANDNNNAQQLIVAFFQMILPSPIMAILSIFLTIQLSPSLALIPLFTILIFAFTIVLTLFKSLPYILKVQKKLDRMVLVLRERFIGAKIIRAFDNSKKERDKFNDIAQDYTDNYITINKKFALLSPMAFSLMSVIITLIIFFGARKVLNNTLEIGSITAIVEYSLTTIAALIMSSMVLVQMPKAVVSIERIEEILNITSEIKDKEGLKDNSYYEDILKQNPISLTFDNVCFRYKGAEKQILKNISFSIKAGERFAIVGATGSGKSTIAKVLLRLNDIECGKILINNYNSLDLPLTCLRNQISYIPQKAYIFSGTIKDNFRFANKNMTDEEMVKIAKIAQSYDFIDSLPDKFDSFVAQGGTNFSGGQKQRLSIARALSKDSNIYLFDDSFSALDYATDTKLRKELKTFLKDKITIIIAQRLNTIADADKIIVLKDGEITGMGTHEELLKNNHEYIELAKSQGILE, encoded by the coding sequence ATGAAACTTTTAAGAACCTATATAAAAGAAAATATAGGAACTTCATTGCTTGGTGCAATATTTTTAACTTTAAATACTTTTGCAACTCTAGCAATACCTTTTCAAGTATCAAATATGATAAATCATGGAATAATCAAAAAAAATATTGATATGGTATATTCAACAAGTATAAAAATGATAGCTATCTTAATTTTTGGTACTTTTACAGGAATTATTGCTAACCACTATATTGCACTTTTTGCTGCTCGTTTTGCTAAACAAAATAGAAAGCAGTTAATGAGAAATATTGAAACTTTGACACTTGACCAAGTAAGTGATTTTGGAGTAGCTTCTTTGGTAACTCGTGTTGCAAATGACAATAATAATGCTCAGCAACTTATAGTTGCATTTTTTCAGATGATATTGCCAAGTCCAATAATGGCGATACTCTCTATATTTTTAACTATACAGTTATCACCTAGTTTAGCTTTAATACCACTATTTACTATTTTAATTTTTGCTTTTACAATAGTTTTAACTTTGTTTAAATCACTACCTTATATTTTAAAGGTACAAAAGAAATTGGATAGAATGGTTTTGGTATTGAGAGAAAGATTTATTGGAGCAAAAATTATTAGAGCCTTTGATAACTCTAAAAAAGAAAGAGATAAATTTAATGATATAGCTCAAGATTACACTGATAACTATATCACTATTAATAAAAAATTTGCTCTACTTTCACCTATGGCTTTTTCACTTATGTCTGTTATTATTACCCTTATAATTTTCTTTGGGGCTAGAAAAGTTTTAAATAATACCTTAGAAATTGGTTCTATAACTGCCATAGTTGAATACTCTTTAACAACTATAGCTGCTCTTATCATGTCATCTATGGTTTTAGTACAAATGCCAAAGGCTGTTGTTTCAATAGAAAGAATTGAAGAAATTTTAAATATTACAAGTGAAATAAAGGATAAGGAAGGATTAAAAGACAATTCTTACTATGAAGATATCTTAAAACAAAACCCTATATCTTTAACTTTTGATAATGTATGCTTTAGATATAAGGGAGCAGAAAAACAAATTTTAAAAAATATTTCATTTTCTATAAAGGCTGGAGAAAGATTTGCTATAGTTGGGGCAACAGGTTCTGGTAAATCTACAATAGCAAAAGTTTTACTTAGACTAAATGACATAGAATGTGGAAAAATTTTAATAAATAACTATAATTCCTTAGATTTACCTTTAACTTGTCTAAGAAATCAAATTAGCTATATTCCACAAAAAGCATATATATTTAGTGGAACTATAAAGGATAACTTTAGATTTGCCAATAAAAATATGACTGATGAAGAAATGGTAAAGATTGCAAAAATTGCTCAATCATATGATTTTATTGATTCTTTACCTGATAAGTTTGATTCCTTTGTTGCACAAGGAGGAACTAATTTCTCTGGTGGACAAAAACAGAGATTGTCCATTGCAAGAGCTCTTTCAAAAGATTCAAACATCTATTTATTTGATGATAGTTTCTCTGCTCTTGACTATGCAACTGATACTAAACTTCGTAAAGAATTAAAAACATTCTTAAAAGATAAGATTACAATTATTATTGCTCAAAGATTAAATACTATTGCTGATGCAGATAAAATAATTGTATTAAAAGATGGAGAAATAACTGGAATGGGAACTCATGAAGAGTTACTGAAAAATAATCATGAATATATTGAACTTGCAAAATCACAAGGAATTCTAGAATAA
- a CDS encoding SDR family NAD(P)-dependent oxidoreductase, giving the protein MEENRVKGKIAFISGASSGIGKATAEKLAQMGVNLILCARRENILNELKEELEKQYGVKVKNLVFDVRNYNDVLKNINSLDDEWKKIDILVNNAGLAVGLEKLYQYDMEDVDRMVDTNIKGFTYIANTILPLMIATDKVCTVVNIGSVAGEIAYPNGSIYCATKFAVRAISDAMRSELIDKKIKVTNIKPGLVDTEFSLIRFKGDKTKADNVYKGIEPLYAEDIADTIAYVVNLPEKIQITDLTITPLHQANGIHIYKEK; this is encoded by the coding sequence ATGGAAGAAAATCGTGTTAAAGGAAAAATTGCATTTATTTCAGGAGCAAGTAGTGGAATAGGAAAGGCAACAGCAGAAAAATTAGCACAGATGGGAGTTAATTTAATTTTATGTGCTAGAAGAGAAAACATTTTAAATGAGTTAAAAGAAGAACTTGAAAAGCAATATGGAGTAAAAGTTAAAAATTTAGTTTTTGATGTAAGAAACTATAATGATGTTTTAAAAAATATAAATTCATTAGATGATGAATGGAAAAAAATTGATATATTAGTTAACAATGCAGGTCTTGCTGTTGGACTTGAAAAGTTGTATCAATATGATATGGAAGATGTTGACAGAATGGTTGATACTAATATAAAAGGTTTTACATATATTGCTAATACTATTCTTCCACTTATGATAGCAACAGATAAAGTTTGTACTGTGGTTAATATAGGTTCTGTTGCAGGAGAAATAGCATATCCAAATGGAAGTATATACTGTGCAACAAAGTTTGCAGTGAGAGCAATAAGTGATGCAATGAGATCAGAACTTATAGATAAAAAAATAAAAGTTACTAATATAAAACCTGGACTTGTAGATACAGAATTTAGTTTAATAAGATTTAAAGGAGATAAAACAAAGGCTGACAATGTATATAAAGGAATAGAACCATTATATGCAGAAGACATAGCAGACACAATAGCCTATGTAGTAAATTTACCAGAAAAAATACAAATTACAGATTTAACTATAACACCATTACATCAAGCTAATGGAATACATATTTATAAAGAAAAATAA
- a CDS encoding tetratricopeptide repeat protein — protein sequence MKDDLLKKIEDLYDLDKHQEIIDMIEALPTEQLNNELIGQLARAYNNIQNYKKAIELLKSIEVEEGNTMRWNYRIGYSYYYLDEYEKAEECFLKAHEILPEDEEIKSYLLNIYIELSKKIINENRDNSQEIQNKSVEYALKAKEYITTNDDKIQCDSYLAWLYDKIGACDVAEELLKSVISAGRDDSWVHSELGYCLAELNKLEEALEHYFRAKELGRNDAWIHSQIGWTYRLLGKYQEALDINFKAQELGQNDAWINIEIGICYKELENYEETIKYYLIANKINKGKNVWLLSELAWTYGVIGNYDEELKYLEKTKKLGRKDSWIKAEYGKVYQKLEQYDRALRYYNKAKKLGQNDAWINVQIGRCYKSLEKYDKALKNYLEAEKKEKNDAWLLSEIAWLYDGIGKYKEGLKYLKKVEKLGRDDCWFNTEYGFCLMRLKKYENAIEKYKHALELKEELNEEIYLNCQIGFCYRILEKNEEALKYHLKAQELGRNDVWLNIEIGLCYKELEKYEKALEYYLVAYEQDKEDTWLLSDIGWIYNELEKYEDALQFLLKAQELGREDSWIYAEIGQCLGRLDKYEEGIENLKKALEILEKDKMYDNRNEKIFINSEIGWLYGKIEGSDPNEALHYLYAARDLGRDDQWLNAEIGWELGYNDKGKDEEAIKYFERSIELGRDDEWVWARTASIYFELERYEEALKAFNRAYELEGSYKEGKDSLYICSIGRTLRRLGRYEEAVEKLLESRRLSLEEGDGVDLEDIELAYCYAVLGNKNKAEEHMKLAIDALGAYAESEEHLKKQFDEIKEMISVLSKPS from the coding sequence ATGAAAGATGATTTATTAAAAAAGATTGAAGATTTATATGACTTAGATAAACATCAAGAGATAATAGATATGATTGAAGCACTTCCAACTGAACAATTAAATAATGAATTAATTGGACAACTAGCTAGAGCATATAACAATATTCAAAATTATAAAAAAGCCATAGAATTACTAAAAAGCATAGAAGTAGAAGAAGGAAATACTATGCGTTGGAACTATAGAATAGGATATTCATATTACTATTTGGATGAATATGAAAAGGCAGAAGAATGTTTTTTAAAAGCCCATGAAATACTACCAGAAGATGAAGAAATTAAAAGCTATTTATTAAATATTTATATAGAATTATCAAAGAAAATAATTAATGAAAATAGAGACAATAGTCAAGAGATTCAAAACAAGTCAGTTGAGTATGCTTTAAAAGCAAAGGAGTATATAACAACAAATGATGATAAAATTCAATGTGATTCATATCTAGCTTGGTTATATGATAAAATTGGAGCTTGTGATGTAGCAGAAGAACTTTTAAAGTCAGTTATTAGTGCAGGTAGAGATGATTCTTGGGTACATTCTGAATTGGGTTATTGTTTAGCAGAATTAAACAAACTTGAAGAAGCCTTGGAGCATTACTTTAGAGCTAAGGAGCTTGGCAGAAATGATGCTTGGATACATTCTCAAATTGGGTGGACATATCGTCTTTTAGGAAAATACCAAGAAGCCTTAGATATTAATTTTAAAGCACAAGAATTAGGTCAAAATGATGCTTGGATAAATATTGAAATAGGAATCTGCTATAAAGAATTAGAAAATTATGAAGAGACTATAAAGTACTATCTAATTGCAAATAAAATAAATAAAGGCAAAAATGTTTGGTTATTATCAGAATTAGCTTGGACATATGGAGTCATAGGAAATTACGATGAAGAATTGAAATATTTAGAAAAAACAAAAAAACTTGGTAGAAAAGACTCTTGGATAAAAGCAGAATATGGAAAAGTATATCAAAAATTAGAGCAGTATGATAGAGCACTAAGATACTATAATAAGGCAAAAAAATTAGGTCAAAATGATGCTTGGATTAATGTTCAAATAGGAAGATGTTACAAAAGTTTAGAAAAATATGATAAAGCCCTAAAAAATTATTTAGAAGCAGAAAAAAAAGAGAAAAATGATGCATGGTTATTATCTGAAATAGCTTGGCTTTATGATGGAATAGGAAAATATAAAGAAGGTTTAAAATATCTTAAAAAAGTTGAAAAATTAGGTAGAGATGATTGTTGGTTTAATACAGAATATGGTTTCTGCTTAATGAGATTGAAAAAATATGAAAATGCTATAGAAAAATATAAACATGCTTTAGAATTAAAGGAAGAACTTAATGAAGAAATTTATTTAAATTGTCAAATAGGTTTCTGTTATCGTATTTTAGAAAAAAATGAAGAGGCACTAAAATATCATTTAAAAGCACAAGAACTTGGAAGAAATGATGTTTGGTTAAATATTGAAATAGGTTTATGCTATAAAGAATTAGAAAAATATGAAAAAGCACTTGAATATTATTTGGTAGCTTATGAACAAGATAAAGAAGATACTTGGTTATTATCAGATATTGGTTGGATTTACAATGAGCTTGAAAAGTATGAAGATGCCTTACAATTCTTATTAAAAGCTCAAGAATTAGGTAGAGAAGATAGTTGGATATATGCAGAAATTGGACAATGTTTAGGTAGATTAGATAAGTATGAAGAGGGAATTGAAAATCTAAAAAAAGCCTTAGAAATACTTGAAAAAGATAAAATGTATGACAATAGAAATGAAAAAATTTTTATAAATTCTGAAATAGGATGGCTTTATGGAAAAATTGAAGGTTCTGATCCTAATGAAGCTTTACACTATCTATATGCTGCAAGGGATTTAGGTAGAGATGACCAATGGCTTAATGCAGAAATAGGTTGGGAGTTAGGATATAATGATAAAGGTAAAGATGAAGAAGCTATAAAATATTTTGAAAGATCTATTGAGTTGGGTAGAGATGATGAATGGGTTTGGGCAAGAACAGCTAGTATCTATTTTGAATTAGAAAGATATGAAGAGGCTTTGAAAGCATTTAATAGAGCCTATGAACTTGAAGGTTCATATAAAGAAGGAAAAGACAGTCTATATATATGTAGTATAGGCAGAACTTTAAGAAGACTTGGAAGATATGAAGAAGCAGTTGAAAAACTTTTAGAATCAAGAAGATTATCTCTTGAAGAAGGAGATGGAGTTGATTTAGAGGATATAGAACTTGCATATTGTTATGCTGTTCTTGGAAATAAGAACAAAGCTGAAGAACATATGAAACTTGCTATTGATGCACTAGGAGCTTATGCAGAAAGTGAAGAGCATTTAAAGAAACAATTTGATGAAATTAAAGAAATGATAAGTGTTCTATCAAAACCGTCATAA